The Candidatus Krumholzibacteriota bacterium genome contains a region encoding:
- a CDS encoding Trm112 family protein, with protein sequence MIRKDLLDILACPRCHEKVILSDDEKWLVCNECSVRYPVEDDIPIMLVERSENIES encoded by the coding sequence ATGATCAGAAAAGACCTTCTGGACATTCTGGCCTGCCCCAGGTGCCATGAAAAGGTCATCCTGAGTGATGATGAGAAATGGCTTGTCTGTAATGAATGCTCTGTAAGATATCCTGTAGAGGATGATATCCCGATAATGCTCGTCGAGCGTTCGGAGAATATCGAGTCGTAA
- a CDS encoding acetyl-CoA carboxylase carboxyltransferase subunit alpha: MEKQESGILEFEKPVFELQKKIEDLKHSGKVNTGEISKLMDRLAELESKIYRSLSPWENVLLARHPKRPTTLDYIRLITDHFEELHGDRYYGDDTAVVGGIGDLSGMKLMIVGHEKGRNTRERIARNFGMARPEGFRKSLRLFRMAEKFSMPVLSIIDTPGAYPGIEAEQRGQPRAIADNLKEIFGIRTPIVVVIIGEGGSGGALALAVGDAILMMEHAVYSVISPEGCAAILWNSREKAPEAAASLKLTSRDCLKFGVIDAIIEEVHGAAHRDPQGNAKNLAERVIGEFQRLSEEPLDLLLKKREEKFFAMGKFEDGDKDSPKGA, translated from the coding sequence ATGGAAAAACAGGAATCGGGGATCCTCGAGTTTGAAAAACCGGTTTTCGAACTTCAAAAAAAGATAGAAGATCTCAAGCATAGCGGCAAAGTCAATACCGGTGAAATATCGAAACTCATGGACAGGCTGGCTGAACTCGAATCAAAGATATACAGATCCCTTTCTCCGTGGGAGAATGTACTTCTGGCCAGACATCCAAAAAGGCCGACGACTCTCGATTACATCCGTCTTATCACCGATCATTTCGAGGAATTGCACGGCGACAGGTATTACGGTGACGATACCGCTGTTGTCGGAGGAATAGGCGATCTCTCCGGAATGAAACTTATGATCGTCGGACATGAAAAGGGGAGGAACACGCGCGAAAGGATCGCGAGGAATTTCGGTATGGCCAGGCCGGAGGGGTTCAGGAAAAGCCTGAGACTTTTCCGGATGGCGGAAAAATTCAGCATGCCGGTCCTGTCGATTATTGACACGCCGGGTGCCTATCCCGGCATAGAAGCGGAACAGAGAGGCCAGCCGAGAGCGATAGCCGATAATCTCAAGGAGATCTTCGGGATCAGGACTCCGATAGTTGTCGTGATCATCGGAGAAGGGGGCAGCGGCGGAGCGCTCGCGCTCGCCGTCGGCGATGCGATACTGATGATGGAGCATGCCGTCTATTCCGTGATCTCGCCTGAAGGATGCGCGGCGATACTCTGGAACAGCAGGGAAAAAGCTCCGGAAGCTGCTGCTTCTCTAAAGCTTACATCCAGAGATTGCCTTAAGTTCGGAGTTATAGACGCGATTATCGAGGAAGTCCACGGAGCGGCCCACAGGGATCCGCAGGGAAACGCGAAAAATCTCGCCGAGAGAGTCATCGGTGAATTTCAGAGACTGAGCGAGGAGCCGCTTGACCTTCTTTTGAAAAAAAGAGAAGAGAAATTCTTCGCGATGGGCAAGTTTGAAGATGGGGATAAGGATTCCCCGAAAGGAGCGTAG